The proteins below are encoded in one region of Triticum aestivum cultivar Chinese Spring chromosome 1B, IWGSC CS RefSeq v2.1, whole genome shotgun sequence:
- the LOC123112844 gene encoding uncharacterized protein: MPALRTPSQTANWLEVAAGRLKAWKGSSTQDGARRALEFVKAWYPGLDLDRLAAFRSEAQTELVAVEGVLVERAAAIADYTNTSVFVPKRAVNGEEVPPEWFGMNPDYDEDSAEVIGSSAEEEEEAEDGGETEAPEDGADDQSQLDRASSNESRPTEPAAAVDDQTETAQPAAPGPDTAVSADPPNPSAAS; encoded by the coding sequence atgccggctctgcgcactcCTAGTCAgactgccaactggctggaggtcgcagctggccgtcttaaggcttggaagggttcctcgacCCAGGAtggagcgcgtcgggccttggaattcgtcaaggcttggtatccagggctggacctggaccggctggccgcgttccggtcagaggcccagacAGAGCTGGTGGCTGTGGAAGGCGTCCtcgtcgagcgtgcggcggcgattgccgactacaccaacaccagcgtcttcgttCCTAAGCGGGCCGTGAACGGCGAGGAGGTGccaccggagtggttcgggatgaacccggactatgacgaggactcggcggaggtgatcggctccagcgccgaggaggaagaagaggcggaggacggaggcgagacggaggcgccagaagacggagcggacgaccagtctcagctcgaccgcgcctccagcaacgagtcgCGTCCGACTGAGCCGGCCGCCGCCGTAGACGATCAAActgagactgcccagccggccgctccggggcctgacaccgccgtctccgccgaccctccgaatccgtctgccgcTTCTTAG